The proteins below come from a single Elgaria multicarinata webbii isolate HBS135686 ecotype San Diego chromosome 11, rElgMul1.1.pri, whole genome shotgun sequence genomic window:
- the LOC134406261 gene encoding serine/threonine-protein kinase SBK2-like: MKFIPGDIAKRLEEMVLLTAQNLPQVEVASSYTILRELGSGSFGHVLMAVHQRQGTPMALKFIRKKNTELQDFLSEYCIALTLGAHPCIATALGIAFQTPQHYVFAQELAMARDLFCLMVPQVGVPEQRVKRCALQLASALEYMETKGLVHRDVKPENVLLCDPECRRIKLTDFGLSCPRGQAIEALPESLPYTAPELSILGPKARLEAQPSLDTWALGVLLFCVLTGYFPWLTAVPADRYYRSFVSWHRSPRFAPRPPHWGRFTPEALEMLQGLLKPNPTHRSPAKEVMNYIKLPWILPEAQSHSRPSRELHGTSQRC; this comes from the exons ATGAAGTTCATCCCTGGTGACATTGCAAAGCGACTAGAAGAGATGGTGCTGTTGACAGCTCAGAACCTGCCCCAGGTGGAGGTGGCTAGTAGTTACACCATTCTCCGAGAGTTGGGCAGTGGCTCTTTTGGACATGTGTTGATGGCAGTCCACCAACGCCAAG GAACACCCATGGCATTGAAATTCATACGTAAGAAGAATACAGAGCTGCAGGATTTCCTGAGTGAATACTGCATTGCATTGACTTTGGGGGCCCATCCCTGCATTGCCACTGCCCTTGGTATCGCCTTCCAGACTCCACAGCATTACGTCTTTGCACAGGAGTTGGCCATGGCCAGGGACCTCTTCTGTCTCATGGTACCACAG gttggtgtgccTGAGCAACGGGTGAAGCGCTGTGCCCTCCAGCTTGCCAGTGCCCTGGAGTACATGGAAACCAAGGGGCTGGTTCATCGTGATGTCAAGCCAGAGAATGTGCTGCTGTGCGACCCCGAGTGCCGGCGCATCAAGCTGACGGACTTTGGGCTGAGCTGCCCACGAGGCCAGGCTATTGAGGCCTTGCCCGAGAGCCTGCCTTACACGGCACCAGAGTTGAGCATCCTGGGCCCCAAGGCTCGTTTGGAGGCCCAGCCCAGCCTTGACACGTGGGCTCTGGGAGTGCTGCTCTTCTGCGTGCTCACCGGCTACTTTCCCTGGCTCACAGCTGTGCCTGCCGATCGGTATTACCGCAGCTTTGTCTCTTGGCATCGCAGCCCCCGCTTTGCCCCACGCCCACCTCACTGGGGCCGTTTCACTCCCGAGGCATTGGAGATGTTGCAGGGGCTTTTGAAGCCCAATCCAACTCACCGTAGCCCGGCCAAGGAGGTGATGAATTATATCAAGCTACCTTGGATTCTGCCGGAAGCCCAGAGCCATTCCCGGCCCAGCAGGGAACTTCATGGCACCAGCCAGCGGTGCTAA